In one window of Oligoflexia bacterium DNA:
- the coaBC gene encoding bifunctional phosphopantothenoylcysteine decarboxylase/phosphopantothenate--cysteine ligase CoaBC, whose amino-acid sequence MNLQGKNILLAVTGGIAAYKACEVLRILQKKGAQVTVLMTNAAKAFVGELTFEALSQKTVYSDMLEGADKGIAHIDLVKKHDCLLVVPATAESIAKFSWGRADDLLSAVFLAFDKPKFIAPAMNTRMWHNPITQENISHLKQQGVIFIDPQLGELACKDEGLGKLANEETILECVENYIQKQNSLQGKKVVITAGPTREYIDPVRFISSPSTGRMGYSIAKEASLRGAEVILISGPVSIKADFKANMVHVNTAQEMFEACQKYMDYDYFFATAAVSDYVPVHEEKNKIKKNSQDMTLNLKTTQDIALFIGKHKNQKQTLIAFAAETQSTIENALEKMRKKNADVIVANEVYKDEKGFGSGNSSVHFIARNETKAYQTHDNISKSEIAACLWHWLLNES is encoded by the coding sequence ATGAATTTACAAGGTAAAAATATTCTATTGGCGGTGACGGGCGGAATAGCCGCATACAAGGCCTGTGAAGTTTTAAGAATATTGCAAAAAAAAGGTGCGCAAGTAACAGTGCTCATGACAAATGCTGCTAAAGCTTTTGTAGGTGAGTTAACCTTTGAAGCTTTATCACAAAAAACAGTTTACAGTGATATGCTAGAAGGAGCAGATAAAGGAATTGCTCATATTGATTTAGTGAAAAAGCATGATTGTTTATTGGTTGTGCCAGCCACAGCAGAGTCTATTGCTAAATTCAGCTGGGGTAGAGCAGATGATTTACTGTCAGCGGTTTTTTTGGCATTTGATAAACCAAAGTTTATTGCGCCAGCCATGAATACAAGAATGTGGCACAATCCAATAACTCAAGAAAATATTAGCCATCTAAAACAGCAAGGAGTTATTTTTATTGATCCTCAATTAGGTGAGTTGGCCTGCAAAGACGAAGGACTTGGAAAATTAGCCAATGAAGAAACGATTCTAGAATGTGTAGAAAATTATATTCAAAAACAAAACAGTTTGCAGGGTAAAAAAGTTGTCATCACTGCTGGACCAACAAGAGAGTATATTGATCCGGTGAGGTTTATTAGCTCTCCTTCAACGGGCAGAATGGGGTATTCTATTGCAAAAGAAGCAAGTTTGCGTGGAGCAGAAGTGATTTTGATTTCTGGGCCAGTATCGATAAAAGCAGATTTTAAAGCAAACATGGTTCATGTAAATACTGCTCAAGAAATGTTTGAGGCATGTCAAAAATATATGGATTATGATTATTTTTTTGCAACTGCAGCTGTTTCAGATTACGTACCGGTGCATGAGGAAAAAAATAAAATCAAAAAAAACAGTCAAGATATGACACTTAATCTAAAAACTACACAAGACATTGCATTGTTTATAGGTAAGCATAAAAATCAAAAACAAACTTTGATAGCTTTTGCTGCAGAAACACAAAGCACTATAGAAAATGCTCTGGAAAAGATGCGTAAAAAAAATGCAGATGTCATTGTTGCTAATGAAGTTTATAAAGATGAAAAAGGCTTTGGTTCTGGTAATAGCAGTGTACATTTCATAGCCCGTAATGAAACAAAAGCCTATCAAACGCATGATAATATATCCAAATCAGAAATTGCAGCGTGTTTATGGCATTGGCTATTAAATGAAAGTTGA
- the panC gene encoding pantoate--beta-alanine ligase: MRVVKNFLELKQVIENIKQDKKTLGFVPTMGALHAGHLSLVDASKKKCQQTAVSIFVNPMQFGPNEDLNKYPRPLEKDLAMCEQAGVDFVFVPSVEMIYPKGFSFKIVESFFSSHLCGAYRKGYFDGICTVVMKLLHLVPCDQLFMGLKDVEQVKVIDEMIKAFHLSVEMVACPTVREDNGLAMSSRNQYLSEEEKDVAKHLYQALCLIKEKSQLGEYDTQTLIDAAKDYLKQYSKIEVQYLKILHWEDFLPTKKIQRKYVVALAAFVGTTRLIDNLIVDL; this comes from the coding sequence ATGCGAGTAGTAAAAAACTTTTTAGAACTAAAGCAAGTCATTGAAAATATTAAACAGGACAAAAAAACTTTAGGATTTGTTCCCACTATGGGAGCGCTGCATGCCGGACATTTATCATTGGTTGATGCCAGTAAAAAAAAATGTCAACAAACGGCGGTGAGTATTTTTGTTAACCCCATGCAATTTGGACCCAATGAAGATTTAAACAAATATCCTCGACCTTTAGAAAAAGATTTAGCTATGTGTGAACAAGCTGGGGTAGATTTTGTTTTTGTACCAAGTGTTGAGATGATATATCCTAAGGGGTTTTCATTTAAAATTGTTGAGAGTTTTTTTTCAAGCCATTTATGTGGTGCTTATCGTAAAGGTTATTTTGATGGCATTTGTACGGTGGTCATGAAGCTTTTGCATTTAGTCCCCTGCGATCAATTGTTTATGGGTTTAAAAGATGTAGAGCAAGTAAAGGTTATTGATGAAATGATTAAAGCGTTTCATTTATCAGTTGAGATGGTGGCTTGTCCTACAGTTAGAGAAGACAATGGTTTAGCTATGAGTTCCAGAAATCAGTATTTGTCAGAAGAAGAAAAAGATGTTGCCAAGCATTTGTATCAAGCGCTGTGCTTAATTAAAGAAAAAAGCCAATTGGGTGAGTATGATACACAAACTTTAATTGATGCTGCCAAAGACTATTTAAAACAATATTCTAAGATAGAGGTACAGTATTTAAAAATTTTACACTGGGAAGACTTTTTACCCACAAAGAAAATACAGCGTAAATATGTTGTAGCCTTGGCAGCTTTTGTTGGAACGACTCGGTTAATTGATAATCTAATCGTTGATCTTTAA
- a CDS encoding Bax inhibitor-1 family protein — protein sequence MNITQTVAIVGREAFLRKTYSHLFFAILGLVGLEYLFFSTGFDRTALAIVQKVNWLWILGAFMLVAWLATRTAHTAETKLGQYLALSAYVLAEALILLPMLAIAYYSGHAQSIENAAYITIIAFLALTAIVFMTKKDFSFLRTALMWGGIVALLAIVAGGIFGFSLGHWFSMAMILLAGAAILYDTSNVLHHYPQDKYVSASLQLFASVALMFWYVLQLLMSRD from the coding sequence ATGAATATTACACAAACAGTTGCCATTGTTGGCAGAGAAGCATTTTTAAGAAAAACCTACAGCCATTTATTTTTTGCTATTTTAGGTCTAGTTGGTCTGGAGTATTTATTTTTTAGCACTGGCTTTGATCGCACCGCTTTAGCCATCGTACAAAAGGTTAACTGGTTATGGATATTAGGTGCGTTTATGCTGGTGGCTTGGTTGGCTACACGGACAGCACACACAGCAGAAACCAAATTAGGTCAGTATCTGGCTTTATCAGCTTATGTTTTAGCTGAGGCATTAATTTTATTGCCCATGCTAGCCATTGCTTATTATTCTGGTCATGCTCAAAGCATAGAAAATGCAGCATATATAACTATCATTGCTTTTTTAGCCTTAACAGCGATTGTATTTATGACTAAAAAAGACTTTAGTTTTTTAAGAACCGCCTTGATGTGGGGTGGTATTGTGGCTTTATTGGCCATCGTGGCTGGAGGCATCTTTGGTTTTAGTTTGGGGCATTGGTTTTCTATGGCCATGATTTTATTGGCCGGGGCTGCAATTTTATATGACACATCTAATGTTTTACACCATTATCCACAGGATAAATATGTATCAGCATCACTACAGCTGTTTGCTTCTGTGGCTTTAATGTTTTGGTATGTGTTGCAGTTACTTATGTCACGTGACTAA
- a CDS encoding alpha/beta hydrolase-fold protein, whose translation MHAPHIQQPIFNSTLLKKSLFNDPTQRYISVYLPPNYNEKSKDAYSCFYILAPWSSTGSLSIFPKNVFSPSLPQLLDQAILENKIKPCIVIFPNCESKLGHSQYINSPACGPYMDYLCDEIVPYIDRHYNTLASAQQRSIMGFSSGGFGALVTGMLRPDVFLNIASSAADSFYEYLYLNMIPRAQSVLEKYGSIDTFIQHYLNNPNPMSLLDRNEGETLLLLNICACFIPNKNNPPLYGDLFFDIATGAIKDDAWQKLLAWDPIRMIDHHQSNIKQWQHVILDAGKHDEYGLNLGHRQIAKKLKALNISLTHNEYPGRHSGHTYRYIERIKILQNIFYL comes from the coding sequence ATGCATGCACCTCATATTCAACAACCCATTTTTAACAGCACTTTATTGAAAAAAAGTTTATTCAATGACCCTACTCAGAGATACATCAGTGTGTATTTGCCACCCAATTACAATGAGAAGTCAAAAGATGCTTATTCTTGTTTTTATATTTTAGCTCCTTGGAGCAGTACTGGTTCTTTATCTATTTTCCCTAAAAATGTTTTTTCACCCTCATTGCCACAATTATTGGATCAAGCCATTTTAGAAAACAAGATTAAACCTTGTATTGTTATTTTTCCCAACTGTGAAAGCAAGCTAGGCCATAGTCAATATATCAATTCTCCAGCCTGTGGACCTTATATGGATTATCTTTGCGATGAAATCGTTCCTTATATTGATCGCCATTACAATACCCTAGCAAGTGCCCAACAGCGAAGTATCATGGGTTTTTCCAGTGGTGGTTTTGGAGCACTTGTTACAGGCATGCTAAGACCTGATGTGTTTTTAAACATTGCAAGCTCAGCTGCTGATAGTTTTTATGAATATTTATATCTAAACATGATTCCAAGAGCTCAATCTGTCTTAGAAAAATATGGCAGCATTGACACGTTTATTCAACATTACCTTAATAACCCCAATCCCATGAGTTTACTTGATAGAAACGAAGGAGAAACTCTTTTACTCCTTAATATCTGTGCTTGCTTTATTCCTAACAAAAACAATCCACCTTTGTACGGTGATTTATTTTTTGATATTGCTACGGGGGCCATTAAAGATGATGCTTGGCAAAAGCTATTGGCTTGGGACCCAATAAGAATGATAGATCACCATCAAAGTAATATTAAGCAATGGCAACATGTTATATTGGATGCTGGTAAACACGATGAATATGGATTGAACTTAGGACATAGACAAATTGCAAAAAAACTTAAAGCTTTAAACATCTCTTTAACTCACAATGAATACCCAGGCCGCCACAGCGGCCATACCTACCGGTATATTGAACGGATAAAAATTTTACAAAATATCTTTTATCTATGA
- a CDS encoding BolA/IbaG family iron-sulfur metabolism protein — translation MDKILQDHFNIHHITLEDQGYFHRGHHPDRKGGHYAITLVSNDFIELNTIKRHQKVYNALNMPNNQNIHALTLNTLTIDEWQSKQAKD, via the coding sequence ATGGATAAAATCTTACAAGATCACTTTAATATTCATCATATTACTTTAGAAGATCAAGGCTACTTTCATCGTGGCCATCACCCAGATAGAAAAGGCGGTCATTACGCCATCACCTTGGTATCCAATGACTTTATTGAGCTAAATACAATAAAACGGCACCAAAAAGTTTATAATGCATTAAACATGCCTAACAATCAGAACATACATGCCTTAACTTTAAACACGCTAACCATTGATGAATGGCAGAGCAAACAAGCCAAGGATTAA
- a CDS encoding thiopurine S-methyltransferase, whose protein sequence is MVKQDLTLWHQRWANNNIGFHQKNINQNLQDYVKQHQQKLGQHVLVPLCGKSLDMLWLKQQGFKVTGIEVSEQAIKAFFMENNLAYELTSINGGQSYHTDKIQILKKSFFELDQKDFMNQIDWIYDRAALIALDENLRKVYAKQLLKITPQAKHMLCICMEKLNDEKSGPPFSVKEQEIKDLYQNFWNKLKVERFKKKDAPDTSVYFFYRH, encoded by the coding sequence ATGGTTAAACAAGATTTAACGCTATGGCATCAACGTTGGGCAAATAATAACATAGGCTTTCACCAGAAAAATATTAATCAAAATTTGCAAGACTATGTTAAGCAGCACCAACAAAAGCTAGGGCAGCATGTTCTTGTTCCATTATGTGGCAAAAGTCTAGATATGCTTTGGCTAAAACAACAAGGATTTAAAGTGACTGGCATTGAGGTATCGGAGCAAGCCATTAAAGCTTTTTTTATGGAAAACAACTTAGCCTATGAACTTACTTCTATTAATGGGGGTCAATCTTATCATACAGATAAGATACAAATTCTAAAAAAAAGTTTTTTCGAATTAGATCAAAAAGATTTTATGAATCAAATAGATTGGATTTATGATAGAGCCGCTTTGATTGCTTTGGATGAAAACTTGAGAAAAGTTTATGCAAAACAACTGCTAAAAATAACGCCACAAGCAAAGCATATGTTGTGCATTTGCATGGAAAAATTAAATGATGAAAAGTCCGGCCCTCCATTTTCTGTTAAAGAACAAGAAATTAAAGATCTCTATCAAAACTTTTGGAACAAGCTTAAGGTTGAACGTTTTAAGAAAAAGGACGCTCCAGATACCAGTGTGTACTTTTTTTATAGACACTAA
- a CDS encoding carbon-nitrogen hydrolase family protein, whose amino-acid sequence MKKNRDLIEIKNPTFEDIPGIISLLKKVYPDDNETYSKEALHSQIKRFQDGCFIVTLNKTIVAYSASLIIDEKIALSRHTWDEITTNGYASRHRANGHYLYGYETCVDPQVRGKRIGLRIYNARKKLVNYLKLKGIVFGGRIPNYYKHFKKVSSVKEYIKKVQDKSIKDPTLGFHLRRGFEIIGVLKNYLPDDKESLGYAIHLKWDNPHYTAIKPSKSQQPLKQNSVRIVSVQYQQRPVKSFKEFSQIVEYYVDVAGDYRADFLLFPELFTMQLLSIDNEEVSPDIAVRKMTKYTQGIKDMFCSLAIKYNVNIIAGSHPTKVGDKIRNVSYVCLRDGQLHEQAKIHPTPDEKYWWKIEGGDTVRAIDTDCGPIGVLICYDSEFPELARHLANQGIHFLFVPFLTDNRQAYCRVKYCCQARAIENQIYVAMAGNVGNLPRVKNIDIQYAQSCILTPCDFPFARDGIAAEATPNVETVSIADLRVDTLLEARENGAVQNLKDRRHDLYSVTWKKKSGKGF is encoded by the coding sequence ATGAAAAAAAATCGCGATCTCATAGAAATAAAAAATCCAACCTTTGAAGACATCCCAGGTATTATTAGTTTGTTAAAAAAAGTATACCCCGATGATAATGAAACCTATTCCAAAGAGGCTCTTCATAGTCAAATTAAACGTTTTCAAGATGGTTGTTTCATTGTAACTCTCAATAAAACCATTGTTGCCTACTCAGCAAGTCTTATCATAGACGAAAAAATTGCCCTAAGTCGTCATACCTGGGATGAAATCACTACCAATGGCTATGCTTCAAGACACAGAGCAAATGGACATTATCTCTATGGTTATGAAACCTGTGTTGATCCTCAAGTTCGTGGAAAACGAATTGGTTTAAGAATTTATAATGCAAGAAAAAAGCTGGTTAACTATTTAAAGCTTAAAGGTATCGTTTTTGGTGGCCGCATACCCAACTACTATAAGCATTTTAAGAAAGTTTCTTCTGTAAAAGAATACATAAAAAAGGTCCAAGATAAAAGCATTAAAGATCCAACCTTAGGGTTTCATCTTAGGCGTGGCTTTGAAATTATAGGTGTTTTAAAAAATTACTTGCCAGATGACAAAGAAAGTTTGGGTTATGCCATACATTTAAAATGGGATAACCCTCACTATACTGCTATCAAACCTTCTAAATCACAACAACCCTTAAAACAAAATTCAGTTCGCATTGTTAGTGTGCAATATCAACAGCGCCCCGTTAAAAGTTTTAAAGAATTTTCTCAAATTGTAGAATATTATGTTGATGTTGCAGGTGATTATCGAGCTGATTTTTTACTTTTTCCAGAACTGTTTACCATGCAGTTACTTTCAATAGATAATGAAGAAGTAAGCCCTGATATTGCTGTAAGAAAAATGACCAAGTACACGCAAGGCATTAAAGATATGTTTTGTAGTTTGGCCATTAAATACAATGTCAATATCATTGCTGGTTCTCACCCAACCAAAGTAGGTGATAAAATCAGAAATGTTTCCTATGTATGCCTTAGGGATGGTCAACTGCATGAACAAGCCAAGATACACCCTACGCCTGATGAAAAATATTGGTGGAAAATAGAAGGTGGAGACACTGTCAGGGCAATAGACACGGATTGCGGACCCATTGGTGTTTTAATTTGTTATGACAGTGAATTTCCTGAACTGGCAAGACATTTAGCCAATCAAGGTATTCACTTTTTATTTGTTCCATTTTTAACCGACAACCGACAAGCCTATTGTCGCGTTAAATATTGCTGCCAGGCCAGAGCCATTGAAAATCAAATTTATGTTGCCATGGCTGGCAATGTGGGCAATTTACCTAGGGTGAAAAACATTGATATTCAATACGCACAAAGCTGTATTTTAACCCCATGCGATTTTCCATTTGCTAGAGATGGTATTGCTGCTGAAGCAACACCTAATGTTGAAACGGTTTCTATTGCTGATTTAAGAGTTGATACACTACTTGAAGCCAGAGAAAATGGTGCCGTACAAAACTTAAAAGACCGCCGGCATGATTTATATTCAGTGACTTGGAAAAAAAAATCTGGAAAAGGTTTTTAG
- a CDS encoding DUF2383 domain-containing protein, whose translation MNEKIIDNLNEILRGERSALETYVQVLSNTSNESPKTNSLMRSKAEHIEAVQTLKNEISALGGEPSEDSGAWGSWAKTITGTAHIFGDKAALKALKEGEEHGLKLYQNLKNEFPNHQLTAKMVNKFIPHQLEHINRINACLEDL comes from the coding sequence ATGAATGAAAAAATAATTGATAATTTAAATGAAATTTTAAGAGGTGAACGTTCCGCGCTAGAAACCTATGTACAAGTTTTATCTAATACATCAAACGAATCCCCAAAAACAAATAGTCTTATGCGCTCAAAAGCAGAGCATATTGAAGCTGTGCAAACTTTAAAAAATGAAATCAGTGCGCTAGGAGGGGAACCATCAGAAGATAGTGGCGCATGGGGATCTTGGGCAAAAACAATAACTGGTACTGCACATATATTTGGTGACAAAGCTGCACTAAAGGCTCTAAAAGAAGGAGAAGAACACGGCTTAAAGCTCTATCAAAATTTAAAGAATGAATTCCCAAATCATCAATTAACCGCTAAAATGGTTAATAAATTTATTCCTCATCAACTTGAGCACATAAACCGAATCAACGCTTGTCTTGAAGATTTATAG
- a CDS encoding hemerythrin domain-containing protein — protein sequence MNIFESLRKDHDLQRKLIDQLSKTSGDSKVREKIFSQLKLELSRHAKCEERFFYNPLIKHDQTQELSRHSIAEHKEIDDYLEILENTNFDSPAWLKTLKNLKHRLLHHLDEEEHEFFQQAGKVLNNNQKENLAEKYENLMIQSSTEVS from the coding sequence ATGAATATATTTGAATCTCTTAGAAAAGACCATGATTTGCAGAGAAAACTTATTGATCAGCTTAGTAAAACATCGGGTGACAGCAAAGTTAGAGAAAAAATATTTTCTCAATTAAAACTTGAGCTTTCTCGTCATGCAAAATGTGAAGAGCGTTTTTTTTATAATCCACTAATAAAACATGATCAAACACAAGAACTTTCACGCCATAGTATAGCCGAACATAAAGAAATTGATGACTATTTAGAAATCTTGGAAAATACTAACTTTGATTCTCCAGCTTGGTTAAAAACTTTAAAAAACTTAAAGCATCGACTACTTCATCACTTGGATGAAGAGGAACATGAATTTTTTCAACAAGCAGGAAAAGTATTAAACAACAATCAAAAAGAAAATCTTGCAGAAAAATATGAAAATTTAATGATACAATCTTCAACAGAAGTATCATAA
- a CDS encoding DUF1328 domain-containing protein yields the protein MLNWVVTFLIIALIAAVLGFGGIAGASAGIAKIIFFVFLVAFALSAIMNLVKK from the coding sequence ATGCTTAATTGGGTAGTTACATTTTTAATTATTGCTTTGATAGCAGCTGTGTTAGGATTCGGCGGAATTGCTGGAGCCTCTGCTGGAATAGCAAAGATCATTTTCTTTGTGTTTTTGGTAGCGTTTGCGCTGTCAGCAATTATGAATTTGGTTAAAAAATAG
- a CDS encoding PAS domain S-box protein — protein sequence MKKILKSDEQNNALWLQSFLSYANDAFIVCDKKFNILYANPKSSMFIDKKPSELIGSNIEDCGIFGSLISTHLSDTIKKNKAQSHHYSYTNNKIEFIEVSYTPIPNKNSIQVILIIRNITKKKRALRELEFANKRLEIQAKALQHYNIVSESDLFGNILYASESFLKLSGFTIEDLLHKNYRDFNSGHHDSKFFETLWKTIIDGKVWSGLIKNKFKNNKVVWLETIISPVHDKKGKIIKFLCMQRDISDQQFQFEEGQDFLLRFREAFMQSPIIFISLDLAGNILFTNHFFSNLVGLEQEDLKKKNFINLFIDSEEKNETQRKLLSVISKKTRAKSFKTKIITSKNATHTIQWKASATTDGLNTVNGLTLIGENITQKNIQKNKLSFLEKNLAQQQKKTFSFITHQLKGGLNSIDAGLDLLADFDAIKGHKESLNITLKIKDRVKKLKILNHKFLETLKNTNKDLVIHKQKFDIYPIIKEALKENIFKSKTNADFTIDFKPACYSIHADPFIFKEILNNLINNSLKYAKNEQAIIKVTAHPQEHNFILCLSDDGKGMTQEQASKAFIMFERGDSKKKGHGIGLQFCQDMMKKHRGKIWLETELNVGTSVFLCFPNKTKSISD from the coding sequence ATGAAAAAAATATTAAAATCTGATGAGCAAAACAATGCTCTGTGGCTACAGTCATTTTTATCTTACGCCAATGACGCCTTCATTGTCTGCGACAAAAAATTTAACATTCTTTACGCCAACCCTAAAAGCTCAATGTTTATTGACAAAAAACCATCCGAGCTGATTGGATCTAATATAGAAGATTGTGGAATTTTTGGATCTTTGATTTCAACGCACCTATCAGATACCATCAAAAAAAATAAGGCTCAAAGTCATCACTACAGTTATACCAACAACAAAATTGAATTTATTGAAGTATCATACACCCCTATTCCTAATAAAAATTCAATTCAAGTTATACTGATCATAAGAAATATTACCAAAAAAAAACGTGCCTTACGTGAGTTAGAATTTGCTAATAAACGCTTAGAGATCCAAGCAAAAGCGTTACAGCACTATAATATTGTGAGTGAATCAGATTTATTTGGCAATATCCTTTATGCCAGTGAAAGCTTTTTAAAATTGTCTGGATTTACCATTGAAGATCTGCTTCATAAAAATTACAGAGATTTTAACTCTGGGCACCATGATTCTAAATTTTTTGAGACTTTATGGAAAACGATCATTGATGGCAAGGTTTGGTCCGGGTTAATTAAAAATAAATTTAAAAACAATAAAGTTGTTTGGTTAGAGACTATTATTTCACCTGTTCATGATAAAAAGGGAAAGATTATTAAATTTTTATGCATGCAACGTGATATCAGTGACCAGCAATTTCAATTTGAAGAAGGACAAGACTTTCTATTGCGTTTTAGAGAAGCTTTCATGCAAAGTCCAATTATTTTTATCTCATTAGACTTGGCCGGGAATATTCTTTTTACCAACCATTTCTTCTCTAATCTCGTTGGGCTTGAGCAAGAAGACTTAAAGAAAAAAAACTTTATAAATTTATTTATTGATTCAGAAGAGAAAAATGAAACCCAAAGAAAACTTTTATCCGTTATCTCCAAAAAAACCAGAGCAAAATCTTTTAAGACTAAAATTATTACATCAAAAAATGCTACGCATACTATTCAATGGAAAGCATCTGCAACAACAGACGGTTTAAATACAGTCAATGGACTTACATTAATTGGTGAAAACATCACTCAAAAAAACATTCAAAAAAATAAGCTTTCTTTTTTAGAAAAAAACCTAGCTCAGCAACAAAAGAAAACCTTTAGTTTTATCACTCATCAACTTAAGGGAGGTTTAAATAGCATTGATGCTGGCCTTGATCTTCTTGCTGACTTTGATGCCATCAAAGGTCACAAAGAAAGTTTAAATATTACACTAAAAATTAAAGATAGAGTCAAGAAACTTAAAATACTTAATCATAAGTTTTTAGAAACTTTAAAAAACACCAACAAAGATTTAGTGATCCATAAACAAAAATTTGATATTTACCCTATTATCAAAGAAGCTTTAAAAGAAAATATTTTTAAATCTAAGACCAATGCTGATTTCACTATTGATTTTAAACCAGCCTGTTATTCCATTCATGCTGACCCTTTTATTTTCAAAGAAATACTCAATAACCTTATCAATAACTCTTTAAAATATGCTAAAAATGAACAAGCCATAATAAAAGTTACAGCCCATCCACAGGAACATAATTTTATTCTCTGCTTATCTGATGACGGCAAAGGCATGACTCAAGAACAAGCCAGTAAAGCCTTTATCATGTTTGAAAGAGGGGATTCAAAGAAAAAAGGTCATGGTATTGGTCTACAGTTTTGTCAGGACATGATGAAAAAACACAGAGGAAAAATATGGTTAGAAACTGAACTTAATGTAGGTACTAGCGTTTTTTTATGCTTCCCCAATAAAACAAAAAGTATTTCAGATTAA
- a CDS encoding response regulator transcription factor has protein sequence MSRSKSYQKPYLGRIVVVEDDELLALKLGKDLNKKNISHVLCSSYEEAVECIDQGDSHAVVSDMYLDSDEPNGLKVVEYASAKGLPVIIITSALDLNIAKQGLNLGADHILEKPFEVETLKKVLEDLWENPKGLIGRRERCFDRSGLTQKEREFARLILKGLSNKEIAEVMDTTVSTVKFYTNQIFEKTNVGSRGELFNYIFPT, from the coding sequence ATGTCTAGGTCTAAATCATATCAAAAACCCTATTTAGGAAGAATTGTTGTTGTAGAAGATGATGAGTTATTAGCCTTAAAGTTAGGTAAAGATTTAAATAAAAAAAATATCAGTCATGTCTTATGTAGCAGTTATGAAGAAGCTGTAGAGTGTATTGATCAGGGAGATAGTCATGCTGTAGTTTCTGATATGTATCTTGATTCAGATGAACCCAATGGCTTAAAAGTTGTTGAATATGCTAGTGCTAAAGGTTTGCCAGTTATTATTATTACTTCGGCTTTGGATTTAAATATTGCAAAACAAGGATTAAATTTAGGAGCAGACCATATTTTGGAAAAGCCATTTGAGGTTGAAACACTTAAAAAAGTTTTAGAAGATCTGTGGGAAAACCCTAAAGGATTAATTGGTCGTAGAGAGCGTTGTTTTGATCGCTCAGGGTTAACGCAAAAAGAAAGAGAGTTTGCAAGACTTATTCTTAAAGGCCTTTCCAATAAAGAAATAGCTGAAGTTATGGATACAACAGTATCCACAGTTAAGTTTTATACCAATCAAATTTTTGAAAAAACAAATGTGGGAAGTAGAGGAGAGTTGTTTAATTATATCTTTCCAACATAA